From the Leptolyngbya sp. O-77 genome, one window contains:
- a CDS encoding glycosyltransferase family 2 protein: MTTHFSSQDPKLVHPADEHPVDRHLVEGQLNGAESHPPAPALSVVVPIYNEVESLPRLIEAIASTLRASGMDYEIVCVDDGSKDGSTALLKQLAQQRTDLRAVLLRRNYGQTAAMAAGFNHARGAVIVTLDGDLQNDPADIPMLVAKLNEGYDLVSGWRKHRQDAALTRLLPSKIANALIGSVTGVKLHDYGCSLKAYRAEVVEDMNLYGELHRFLPALAYIEGARITEVPVRHHARRFGKSKYGLGRTVRVVMDLFTIAFMKKFLTRPMHVFGLWGLVLMGSSTLVGLYLGFLKFGRGQDIGDRPLLILAVVLFLAGVQLFCFGLLAELLMRTYHESQGRPIYRVREVAGAGSSSLRQPPD, translated from the coding sequence ATGACGACTCATTTTTCTTCGCAAGATCCGAAACTGGTGCATCCAGCCGATGAGCATCCGGTGGATAGGCATCTGGTTGAGGGGCAACTGAATGGGGCAGAGAGCCACCCCCCTGCGCCAGCCCTTTCGGTGGTGGTGCCGATTTACAACGAAGTGGAGAGCCTGCCCCGGCTGATAGAGGCGATCGCCTCCACGCTCCGAGCCAGCGGGATGGACTACGAAATCGTCTGCGTTGATGATGGCTCCAAAGACGGCTCCACTGCCTTGCTGAAGCAACTAGCACAACAGCGCACCGACTTGCGGGCCGTGCTGCTGCGGCGAAATTATGGACAGACGGCAGCAATGGCCGCAGGCTTTAACCATGCGCGGGGCGCGGTGATCGTAACGCTGGATGGTGACCTGCAAAACGACCCAGCCGATATTCCCATGCTTGTGGCCAAGCTCAATGAGGGCTATGACCTAGTGAGCGGATGGCGCAAACATCGGCAAGATGCGGCGCTGACGAGGCTGCTGCCATCCAAAATTGCCAACGCGCTGATTGGCTCCGTCACGGGCGTAAAGCTGCATGACTATGGCTGTTCCCTCAAAGCCTATCGGGCTGAGGTGGTAGAAGATATGAACCTCTACGGGGAACTGCACCGCTTTTTACCTGCCCTCGCCTATATCGAAGGGGCGCGAATTACCGAAGTACCCGTGCGCCACCACGCCCGCCGGTTTGGTAAGAGTAAGTATGGGCTGGGGCGCACGGTTCGCGTGGTGATGGATCTGTTCACCATTGCCTTCATGAAAAAGTTTCTAACCCGCCCGATGCATGTGTTTGGGCTGTGGGGGCTGGTGTTGATGGGTAGCAGCACGCTCGTAGGACTGTATCTGGGCTTTCTCAAGTTTGGGCGGGGGCAAGACATTGGCGATCGCCCCCTGCTGATCCTCGCGGTCGTTCTCTTCCTGGCCGGGGTGCAGTTGTTTTGCTTTGGGCTGCTAGCAGAGCTGCTGATGCGAACCTATCATGAGTCCCAGGGTCGTCCCATCTACCGAGTGCGCGAGGTGGCTGGGGCGGGGTCGTCTTCCCTACGACAGCCGCCAGACTAA
- a CDS encoding class I SAM-dependent methyltransferase, which translates to MSFFNRASVPDRNSDYVQPNLLGLVSKLSLYARKRMMRSLLDLAQPTPDTTVLDVGVTLDRREDCNFFEKAYPYPDRITAVGLEDASFLEQEFPGLTFVQANALDLPFADQSFDLVVSFAVIEHVGSRAQQRAFVQELCRVGKQVYIATPNRWYPVEFHTILPLIHWLPPHWFRKILRLLGHDFWAKEANLNLLTLSEFKQLFPPDLTLYYRPTRLLGWVSNLSLFAVRR; encoded by the coding sequence ATGAGTTTCTTCAACCGGGCTTCTGTCCCAGATCGGAATAGTGACTACGTTCAGCCTAATCTGCTGGGTCTGGTGAGCAAGCTGTCGCTCTATGCCCGCAAGCGAATGATGCGATCGCTCCTCGATCTGGCCCAGCCCACCCCCGACACCACAGTCCTTGATGTCGGCGTGACGCTTGATCGCCGCGAAGACTGCAACTTTTTTGAAAAGGCCTATCCCTATCCAGACCGCATCACCGCCGTTGGGCTAGAGGATGCATCCTTCCTCGAACAGGAGTTTCCGGGTCTAACGTTTGTCCAGGCAAACGCGCTAGATTTGCCCTTTGCCGATCAGAGCTTTGACCTGGTGGTGAGCTTTGCCGTCATTGAACACGTCGGCAGTCGGGCACAGCAGCGGGCCTTTGTCCAGGAGCTCTGCCGCGTCGGAAAGCAGGTCTATATCGCCACGCCCAACCGCTGGTATCCAGTGGAATTTCACACCATCTTGCCGCTGATTCACTGGCTACCGCCCCACTGGTTTCGGAAAATTTTGCGGCTTTTGGGACACGATTTTTGGGCAAAAGAGGCTAACCTCAACTTGCTGACGCTCTCGGAGTTTAAGCAACTGTTCCCGCCCGACCTGACGCTTTACTATCGCCCAACCCGGCTGCTGGGCTGGGTGTCGAACCTGTCGCTGTTCGCCGTTCGCCGTTGA